The following are encoded in a window of Perca fluviatilis chromosome 21, GENO_Pfluv_1.0, whole genome shotgun sequence genomic DNA:
- the LOC120550950 gene encoding progestin and adipoQ receptor family member 4-like isoform X2, whose amino-acid sequence MVLYKGPRLLDFAKTPQYLQFNKYVLTGYRPVSTAKDCLRSLFYMHNELGNIYTHGALPIIHITLLCYPATRQTALLVYIVLSAYSIYCATTARTNVLRLQAFIWQALFRFGLFLFRVLGSGVGSPNSLRLFVIMDTLAVVGGLINIIQIPERFIPGLFDNWGNSHQIMHVMVICSIIYLHWGTLEDLAWIRTYQCPTEG is encoded by the exons ATGGTGCTTTACAAAGGGCCGCGGCTGTTGGACTTTGCAAAGACCCCTCAATACCTTCAGTTCAACAAGTATGTCCTGACGGGTTACCGGCCAGTGTCCACGGCTAAAGATTGCCTCAGGAGCCTCTTCTACATGCACAATGAGCTCGGGAACATTTACACCCATG GTGCACTTCCCATCATCCACATCACCCTTCTTTGCTACCCAGCCACACGACAGACTGCCTTGCTGGTCTACATCGTCCTGTCAGCCTACAGCATTTACTGTGCCACCACGGCCCGTACAAACGTCCTGCGCCTGCAAGCTTTCATCTGGCAGGCTCTGTTCCGCTTTGGCCTCTTCCTGTTCCGGGTGTTGGGCAGCGGGGTGGGTAGCCCAAACTCCCTGCGCCTTTTTGTCATCATGGACACTCTGGCTGTAGTGGGCGGGCTGATCAACATCATCCAGATCCCTGAGCGCTTCATTCCCGGCCTGTTTGACAACTGGGGCAACAGCCACCAGATAATGCATGTCATGGTGATTTGCTCAATTATCTACCTGCATTGGGGCACACTGGAGGATTTAGCCTGGATTAGGACCTACCAGTGTCCTACTGAGGGATGA
- the LOC120550950 gene encoding progestin and adipoQ receptor family member 4-like isoform X1, with amino-acid sequence MVLYKGPRLLDFAKTPQYLQFNKYVLTGYRPVSTAKDCLRSLFYMHNELGNIYTHGIPFFLFLVLLPLSIPWMEVDSAWICVVHYVACLCPTVGSVVYHVFMNHVGGEHVYDTLLSLDMFGVCLVNTLGALPIIHITLLCYPATRQTALLVYIVLSAYSIYCATTARTNVLRLQAFIWQALFRFGLFLFRVLGSGVGSPNSLRLFVIMDTLAVVGGLINIIQIPERFIPGLFDNWGNSHQIMHVMVICSIIYLHWGTLEDLAWIRTYQCPTEG; translated from the exons ATGGTGCTTTACAAAGGGCCGCGGCTGTTGGACTTTGCAAAGACCCCTCAATACCTTCAGTTCAACAAGTATGTCCTGACGGGTTACCGGCCAGTGTCCACGGCTAAAGATTGCCTCAGGAGCCTCTTCTACATGCACAATGAGCTCGGGAACATTTACACCCATG GCatcccttttttccttttcttggtGCTGCTGCCTTTAAGTATCCCCTGGATGGAGGTGGACAGTGCCTGGATCTGTGTTGTCCACTACGTGGCCTGCCTCTGCCCTACAGTGGGCTCGGTGGTCTACCATGTGTTCATGAACCATGTGGGAGGAGAACATGTGTACGACACCCTGCTCTCCCTGGACATGTTTGGGGTTTGTCTAGTTAACACCCTGG GTGCACTTCCCATCATCCACATCACCCTTCTTTGCTACCCAGCCACACGACAGACTGCCTTGCTGGTCTACATCGTCCTGTCAGCCTACAGCATTTACTGTGCCACCACGGCCCGTACAAACGTCCTGCGCCTGCAAGCTTTCATCTGGCAGGCTCTGTTCCGCTTTGGCCTCTTCCTGTTCCGGGTGTTGGGCAGCGGGGTGGGTAGCCCAAACTCCCTGCGCCTTTTTGTCATCATGGACACTCTGGCTGTAGTGGGCGGGCTGATCAACATCATCCAGATCCCTGAGCGCTTCATTCCCGGCCTGTTTGACAACTGGGGCAACAGCCACCAGATAATGCATGTCATGGTGATTTGCTCAATTATCTACCTGCATTGGGGCACACTGGAGGATTTAGCCTGGATTAGGACCTACCAGTGTCCTACTGAGGGATGA